The following coding sequences lie in one Arachis ipaensis cultivar K30076 chromosome B03, Araip1.1, whole genome shotgun sequence genomic window:
- the LOC107634696 gene encoding thaumatin-like protein, whose amino-acid sequence MLESRSMLLKKVMAQNNKFQWLSSFSLFTLYPYLYIQLSSLYCSNYIHECFGVTDGIQLILVNNCKENVWPGILGNAGQDSPKEGGFLLPSGEEAEIQVPSGWSGRIWGRQGCIFDDKTGRGTCETGDCAGLLQCKGIGGALPATLVEMTLGTSQSPLHFYDVSLVDGFNLPVSMRAVGGSGGCGVAACEADLNGVCPVSLVLERNGKVVGCKSACLGARTHRYCCSGEYANPDKCKPTLFARIFKAACPQAYSYAYDHSSALKTCKAPRYSITFCPPKP is encoded by the coding sequence ATGTTAGAGAGTCGAAGTATGTTGTTGAAAAAAGTGATGGCCCAAAACAATAAATTTCAATGGCTCTCTAGCTTTTCTCTTTTTACATTGTACCCTTATTTGTACATACAACTGAGTAGCTTATATTGTAGTAATTATATACATGAATGTTTTGGTGTCACAGATGGGATACAATTGATACTGGTAAACAACTGCAAAGAAAATGTATGGCCGGGTATTCTTGGCAATGCAGGTCAGGATTCTCCTAAGGAGGGAGGCTTTCTCCTTCCGAGCGGAGAAGAGGCGGAGATCCAAGTCCCTAGTGGTTGGTCAGGGAGGATCTGGGGAAGACAAGGGTGCATATTCGATGACAAAACAGGCAGAGGAACTTGCGAAACCGGCGACTGCGCAGGCCTTTTACaatgcaaaggtataggaggagCCCTTCCTGCAACGCTAGTGGAAATGACGCTTGGAACCTCACAGAGTCCGCTGCATTTCTATGATGTGAGTTTGGTTGACGGATTTAACCTTCCGGTGTCAATGAGGGCGGTTGGGGGCAGCGGAGGGTGTGGTGTTGCGGCGTGTGAGGCAGATTTGAATGGTGTGTGCCCTGTATCGCTTGTTTTGGAGAGGAATGGGAAGGTTGTGGGGTGCAAAAGTGCGTGTTTGGGTGCAAGAACACACAGGTATTGCTGCAGTGGGGAATATGCTAACCCGGACAAGTGTAAGCCTACGCTCTTTGCTCGAATCTTCAAGGCTGCTTGTCCACAGGCTTATAGCTATGCTTATGATCACTCTTCAGCCCTCAAGACTTGTAAGGCACCTCGCTATTCCATTACATTTTGCCCTCCCAAACCGTAG
- the LOC107631282 gene encoding glycerol-3-phosphate acyltransferase 5 isoform X3, whose translation MECVVSELEGRLLKDSDTFCYFMLVAFEASGLIRFALLLLLWPVIRILDKVGKGDMGLKVMIFAAVAGVGESDIEWVARAVLPKFLMDDLDMEVWKVLSSKKEKRVVVTKMPRVMVERFVKEHLRADEVVGVELCVNRFGLATGLVRGGSIHNVSSSDSKCMQEKCHNEHQLLRPLPVIFHDGRLVKRPTPSTALLILLWTPLGICLAIIRIIVGSLLPFWATPYVSRLFGGKVVVKGRPPPPASPGNSGVLFVCTHRTLMDPVVLSAVLRRQIPAVTYSISRLSEMLSPIPTVRLTRIRHVDAEKIKEELSKGDLVVCPEGTTCREPFLLRFSALFAELTDRIVPVAMNYRVGFFHATTARGWKGLDPIFFFMNPRPVYEVTFLNQLPVEATCSSGKSPHDVANYVQRILAATLGFECTNFTRRDKYRVLAGNDGSVSSCTSFVHRIKKEGERP comes from the exons atggagtgTGTGGTGTCTGAGTTAGAAGGCAGGCTTCTGAAGGACTCCGATACTTTCTGCTACTTCATGCTGGTAGCTTTCGAAGCATCGGGTTTGATCCGTTTCGCATTGTTGCTGCTTCTGTGGCCAGTGATTCGGATTCTGGACAAGGTTGGGAAGGGTGACATGGGGCTGAAGGTTATGATATTTGCGGCGGTTGCGGGTGTTGGTGAGTCAGATATAGAGTGGGTGGCGAGGGCGGTTTTGCCCAAGTTCTTGATGGACGATCTGGATATGGAGGTATGGAAGGTGTTGAGctcgaagaaggagaagagggttgTGGTGACGAAGATGCCTAGGGTGATGGTGGAGAGGTTCGTGAAAGAGCACTTGCGCGCTGATGAAGTGGTTGGGGTTGAGCTCTGTGTCAATAGGTTTGGTTTGGCCACCGGCTTGGTTCGTGGTGGCTCCATTCATAATGTTTCAAGCTCTGATAGCAAG TGCATGCAGGAAAAGTGCCACAATGAACACCAGCTGCTCCGCCCACTTCCAGTGATCTTCCACGACGGCCGCCTAGTGAAGCGGCCAACACCCTCCACCGCTCTCTTAATCCTCCTATGGACGCCCTTAGGCATTTGCCTTGCCATAATCCGCATCATCGTTGGCTCCCTCCTACCCTTTTGGGCCACCCCTTACGTCTCAAGGCTCTTCGGCGGCAAGGTCGTGGTCAAAGGAAGGCCACCGCCACCCGCCTCCCCTGGAAACTCCGGCGTGCTCTTCGTGTGCACTCACCGTACCCTCATGGACCCCGTAGTCCTCTCCGCCGTGCTCCGACGCCAAATCCCAGCCGTCACATACTCCATCTCTCGCTTATCAGAAATGCTGTCGCCAATTCCAACGGTTAGGTTAACAAGAATACGACACGTGGATGCGGAGAAAATCAAAGAAGAACTATCGAAAGGCGATTTGGTGGTTTGTCCAGAAGGAACAACATGCCGTGAACCCTTCCTTTTACGGTTCAGCGCCCTATTTGCAGAGCTAACTGACCGGATAGTGCCGGTGGCCATGAACTATAGGGTAGGGTTCTTCCATGCAACTACGGCTAGAGGATGGAAAGGCTTGGACCCTATTTTTTTCTTCATGAACCCGAGACCCGTTTATGAGGTGACTTTTCTGAACCAGTTGCCGGTTGAAGCCACGTGCTCTTCGGGTAAAAGCCCGCATGACGTGGCAAACTATGTGCAGCGGATATTGGCCGCCACGTTAGGGTTTGAGTGCACAAACTTTACTCGGAGAGATAAGTATAGAGTCTTGGCTGGGAACGATGGATCTGTGTCGTCTTGCACTTCTTTCGTTCATCGGATCAAGAAG GAAGGGGAGCGACCATAG
- the LOC107631282 gene encoding glycerol-3-phosphate acyltransferase 5 isoform X2: MECVVSELEGRLLKDSDTFCYFMLVAFEASGLIRFALLLLLWPVIRILDKVGKGDMGLKVMIFAAVAGVGESDIEWVARAVLPKFLMDDLDMEVWKVLSSKKEKRVVVTKMPRVMVERFVKEHLRADEVVGVELCVNRFGLATGLVRGGSIHNVSSSDSKEKCHNEHQLLRPLPVIFHDGRLVKRPTPSTALLILLWTPLGICLAIIRIIVGSLLPFWATPYVSRLFGGKVVVKGRPPPPASPGNSGVLFVCTHRTLMDPVVLSAVLRRQIPAVTYSISRLSEMLSPIPTVRLTRIRHVDAEKIKEELSKGDLVVCPEGTTCREPFLLRFSALFAELTDRIVPVAMNYRVGFFHATTARGWKGLDPIFFFMNPRPVYEVTFLNQLPVEATCSSGKSPHDVANYVQRILAATLGFECTNFTRRDKYRVLAGNDGSVSSCTSFVHRIKKVITTFKPFLQ, translated from the exons atggagtgTGTGGTGTCTGAGTTAGAAGGCAGGCTTCTGAAGGACTCCGATACTTTCTGCTACTTCATGCTGGTAGCTTTCGAAGCATCGGGTTTGATCCGTTTCGCATTGTTGCTGCTTCTGTGGCCAGTGATTCGGATTCTGGACAAGGTTGGGAAGGGTGACATGGGGCTGAAGGTTATGATATTTGCGGCGGTTGCGGGTGTTGGTGAGTCAGATATAGAGTGGGTGGCGAGGGCGGTTTTGCCCAAGTTCTTGATGGACGATCTGGATATGGAGGTATGGAAGGTGTTGAGctcgaagaaggagaagagggttgTGGTGACGAAGATGCCTAGGGTGATGGTGGAGAGGTTCGTGAAAGAGCACTTGCGCGCTGATGAAGTGGTTGGGGTTGAGCTCTGTGTCAATAGGTTTGGTTTGGCCACCGGCTTGGTTCGTGGTGGCTCCATTCATAATGTTTCAAGCTCTGATAGCAAG GAAAAGTGCCACAATGAACACCAGCTGCTCCGCCCACTTCCAGTGATCTTCCACGACGGCCGCCTAGTGAAGCGGCCAACACCCTCCACCGCTCTCTTAATCCTCCTATGGACGCCCTTAGGCATTTGCCTTGCCATAATCCGCATCATCGTTGGCTCCCTCCTACCCTTTTGGGCCACCCCTTACGTCTCAAGGCTCTTCGGCGGCAAGGTCGTGGTCAAAGGAAGGCCACCGCCACCCGCCTCCCCTGGAAACTCCGGCGTGCTCTTCGTGTGCACTCACCGTACCCTCATGGACCCCGTAGTCCTCTCCGCCGTGCTCCGACGCCAAATCCCAGCCGTCACATACTCCATCTCTCGCTTATCAGAAATGCTGTCGCCAATTCCAACGGTTAGGTTAACAAGAATACGACACGTGGATGCGGAGAAAATCAAAGAAGAACTATCGAAAGGCGATTTGGTGGTTTGTCCAGAAGGAACAACATGCCGTGAACCCTTCCTTTTACGGTTCAGCGCCCTATTTGCAGAGCTAACTGACCGGATAGTGCCGGTGGCCATGAACTATAGGGTAGGGTTCTTCCATGCAACTACGGCTAGAGGATGGAAAGGCTTGGACCCTATTTTTTTCTTCATGAACCCGAGACCCGTTTATGAGGTGACTTTTCTGAACCAGTTGCCGGTTGAAGCCACGTGCTCTTCGGGTAAAAGCCCGCATGACGTGGCAAACTATGTGCAGCGGATATTGGCCGCCACGTTAGGGTTTGAGTGCACAAACTTTACTCGGAGAGATAAGTATAGAGTCTTGGCTGGGAACGATGGATCTGTGTCGTCTTGCACTTCTTTCGTTCATCGGATCAAGAAGGTCATCACCACCTTTAAACCGTTTTTACAGTAA
- the LOC107631282 gene encoding glycerol-3-phosphate acyltransferase 5 isoform X1 — MECVVSELEGRLLKDSDTFCYFMLVAFEASGLIRFALLLLLWPVIRILDKVGKGDMGLKVMIFAAVAGVGESDIEWVARAVLPKFLMDDLDMEVWKVLSSKKEKRVVVTKMPRVMVERFVKEHLRADEVVGVELCVNRFGLATGLVRGGSIHNVSSSDSKCMQEKCHNEHQLLRPLPVIFHDGRLVKRPTPSTALLILLWTPLGICLAIIRIIVGSLLPFWATPYVSRLFGGKVVVKGRPPPPASPGNSGVLFVCTHRTLMDPVVLSAVLRRQIPAVTYSISRLSEMLSPIPTVRLTRIRHVDAEKIKEELSKGDLVVCPEGTTCREPFLLRFSALFAELTDRIVPVAMNYRVGFFHATTARGWKGLDPIFFFMNPRPVYEVTFLNQLPVEATCSSGKSPHDVANYVQRILAATLGFECTNFTRRDKYRVLAGNDGSVSSCTSFVHRIKKVITTFKPFLQ, encoded by the exons atggagtgTGTGGTGTCTGAGTTAGAAGGCAGGCTTCTGAAGGACTCCGATACTTTCTGCTACTTCATGCTGGTAGCTTTCGAAGCATCGGGTTTGATCCGTTTCGCATTGTTGCTGCTTCTGTGGCCAGTGATTCGGATTCTGGACAAGGTTGGGAAGGGTGACATGGGGCTGAAGGTTATGATATTTGCGGCGGTTGCGGGTGTTGGTGAGTCAGATATAGAGTGGGTGGCGAGGGCGGTTTTGCCCAAGTTCTTGATGGACGATCTGGATATGGAGGTATGGAAGGTGTTGAGctcgaagaaggagaagagggttgTGGTGACGAAGATGCCTAGGGTGATGGTGGAGAGGTTCGTGAAAGAGCACTTGCGCGCTGATGAAGTGGTTGGGGTTGAGCTCTGTGTCAATAGGTTTGGTTTGGCCACCGGCTTGGTTCGTGGTGGCTCCATTCATAATGTTTCAAGCTCTGATAGCAAG TGCATGCAGGAAAAGTGCCACAATGAACACCAGCTGCTCCGCCCACTTCCAGTGATCTTCCACGACGGCCGCCTAGTGAAGCGGCCAACACCCTCCACCGCTCTCTTAATCCTCCTATGGACGCCCTTAGGCATTTGCCTTGCCATAATCCGCATCATCGTTGGCTCCCTCCTACCCTTTTGGGCCACCCCTTACGTCTCAAGGCTCTTCGGCGGCAAGGTCGTGGTCAAAGGAAGGCCACCGCCACCCGCCTCCCCTGGAAACTCCGGCGTGCTCTTCGTGTGCACTCACCGTACCCTCATGGACCCCGTAGTCCTCTCCGCCGTGCTCCGACGCCAAATCCCAGCCGTCACATACTCCATCTCTCGCTTATCAGAAATGCTGTCGCCAATTCCAACGGTTAGGTTAACAAGAATACGACACGTGGATGCGGAGAAAATCAAAGAAGAACTATCGAAAGGCGATTTGGTGGTTTGTCCAGAAGGAACAACATGCCGTGAACCCTTCCTTTTACGGTTCAGCGCCCTATTTGCAGAGCTAACTGACCGGATAGTGCCGGTGGCCATGAACTATAGGGTAGGGTTCTTCCATGCAACTACGGCTAGAGGATGGAAAGGCTTGGACCCTATTTTTTTCTTCATGAACCCGAGACCCGTTTATGAGGTGACTTTTCTGAACCAGTTGCCGGTTGAAGCCACGTGCTCTTCGGGTAAAAGCCCGCATGACGTGGCAAACTATGTGCAGCGGATATTGGCCGCCACGTTAGGGTTTGAGTGCACAAACTTTACTCGGAGAGATAAGTATAGAGTCTTGGCTGGGAACGATGGATCTGTGTCGTCTTGCACTTCTTTCGTTCATCGGATCAAGAAGGTCATCACCACCTTTAAACCGTTTTTACAGTAA